DNA from Terriglobales bacterium:
GAGTGCCTGTGGACTTGTCATACGTCCACTCGCTCACACCCATGGTCACTGGTTTGCCGTCGACGATCTTGTCGGCTTGAACAGTGATCTTGTCTTGGTGGGGCTGGGAGAACCGGAAGACCACATGCTCATCGTGACACGGAGAGGGCTTCACCTGGCACAAAGACGTTCCGGCCCAATCACCCACCAGATCGGAGATTCGAGGCGCAGCGAAGCCGAAGGCGTACGCGCGAGTAGCAAGAATGATCAAAACCGTCAGTACGGTTGGGAATCTCAAGTGCCGCTTCTTATCTCACCAGCAACAAGGACGATGAGTACTAAAGAGCGTGAGCAATGGTTGAAATCGGAAACAATAACAGCGGTCCCTTGCTCGTCACTCGTATAATTTGCGCGCGGAGAAAAGGTCCGAATCTTTTCCAGCTCCAGGGAAGCCGATGAGGCCGATGCGCAGGATTATATGGCAAAGGCATCCGGATCGTGATCGAGTCTCCGCGACCGACGCCACCCAGATGCCGCTAAGCAAGGACTCGCGCGAGTTAGTCGAGTGATTAAACGCGAACAGCCGGAATAATGTTCTGCAAGAGAGAACGGCTGTTACCGTTCTTCCGTGCGAGCTTGTTGTCTTCAGAGTATGCGATCCTTATTTGGTTTTCTGCTGCTGCTTACGTGTGCCGCTTTTGCTCAGCAAGATTCCTCATGCACCGGTACAACTATCGATGAGAGCGCCAGCTTAGGCAATGCGCTAAAGGCAGCGTGTCTTTCTCCTGAAGATATCGCCCAATCACCATCGAAAGTTGACTCTCAGATCACCAGCTTCGCTGTCTTGAACACGTCTTATGAATTTGTGATCGCTTATTACGAGCGCCAGGAGAACTCTGATGTGCTCGCGGCGCCGCTACATGTGCTTCGCTTTGTTCGCAAGCCGAAGCGCTGGATGCAGGCTGACCTGCCTGGCTCGAACGGTTCGTCAGGCTTGATGCCCGATGCCGCATGTGAGGGTTCGGCTGTCGCTGTGCATCGCGCCGGAGGATTCTTGTACGTGGGACTTCATCTGAATCCCTCCGCCGAGTGCACGCTGGTGCTGGACGGCAAACTTGATTTTAAACAGATTCTCTCAGGGTGGTATGTGGCCGGATTTCAGAACGGGAAAATCATCTATGAACACAGCACGACACACTTTGCTGCCACCCATCCGCTTGTGGTGTCGCTCTACGATCCGGTAGGAGCAAAGGACACGCAGCTCTATCCCCCTGAATCGGATTCCTATCGCTCCGAATTCATCGATCAGCTTCAGCACATCATGGGAGTCGATCGCTGCACAGGGGAAAACTGCGCTTCAGACCCTGAAAGGTTCGAGACCGACTTGAGCGAGTCGGCTAGCAACGATCGCACGAATTCCTTCGCCTTCATCGCGCAATATTCGCCCGTGGGATTCGTGCGTGCGGACGAGGTGGACAGTCCCGAACTCAATAAGAAGATTGTGTACGTCTACCGCATTACTCGCGATTCCGTCGAGCACGCAGAGTTCCCAGCCGATGAGATGAAGTCTCGTTATGGGACTGAGAACCTCAACGATCTGCTCGCATGGAACACTCTCATGCACGTTCTGGCCCGATAAGGTCGGTTTATCCGGTGTTTCTGCGCTTTCCTCCAGTTGCGTTCATTTTCCTGAATCATTCGCGCACGTAGTCCGGATTCCGCGCTTGCCTGCGATGGGGTAGTCCGCGCTGCAAATCGTCTAGCCACTCCAACTCAGCCTTGAATTGCTTGATTGTCAGCTTTAGCATCCAAACCGCCTCGTGGTATGGATGGCCCACTTCGCGTAAGACTGAACGCAGCACGTCTTGTTCTCGCGCCAGTTCCGACTTGAGAAAATCTCTTCGGCGCTGAATCTGTGCTTCGAACACTCCAGGGCGCGCCAGCCATGACAGAGCGATCCAGGTGAGAAAGCGAGGTCGCTCGCGCTGCCTGGTCCAGTCTTCGCGTTCCAGGGCATCGGCGAGAACGGATCGGCCGCCCGCAGTGACTGCGAGAACGCTGCGCTCCGGTCCGGCTGCAGGCTCTTTGTCACGAGCGGCACGCACGAAGCCGAGGCGCTCCAGTTTCTCCAGGGAGT
Protein-coding regions in this window:
- a CDS encoding PadR family transcriptional regulator, which gives rise to MLSLLSERPMHGYQANLELERREVRDWAGISRPQVYYSLEKLERLGFVRAARDKEPAAGPERSVLAVTAGGRSVLADALEREDWTRQRERPRFLTWIALSWLARPGVFEAQIQRRRDFLKSELAREQDVLRSVLREVGHPYHEAVWMLKLTIKQFKAELEWLDDLQRGLPHRRQARNPDYVRE